The stretch of DNA GAGGCAAAAAATAGAAAGTCACAGTTTAGGGGgatatttaagaaaaacaaaaaaacaaaatatgtctttAAACCATCAAGTATTcttttttcatacttttattGCAATTCATTCAGAATTCAATACATCcaccagaagaaaaaaaaacagaagaaatacatacatatatatatatatatatatatatatatatatatatatatagtgtttTTGATTACCTTGTCATGATTTTTTAATCAGAAAGCTAATTAAAGGGTGCATTTCTTTAATAGTTTGGTTTTGTAAAGAAAGATAGGTCCTTACTGGCagatatttattaaaatgtttggtTCAATCCTTTTTGTCTATatacttcagtgtttttatggATATTGGTATGGATTCTTTCTCAATCAACAGCCACTTTGCTTCTGCTCATGtcataattgtatttatttgtgttgcatTAAAATACCCCTGCAGGTTACGAACGGCTAAGCCACCACATTCCTCTGAATGTGGTTTGAACTTTCAAAAGTACGCTTCTTTAGAGATTCATGCACATGCTTGTATTTAGTTATCTTGATTTAAAAGGTGTTAAATATGTGTTAAGGAAGAATTGAGATCCATGTACGGTAAAATTCAATAACTGATACCtgagataaactttaaaattgGACTGTTGTAGCACCAATATATATATTGACATACATATATGTTACACATAAAAAGacgaaaaacagaaacactgcacTATATAGTGTAATCTAAGACAACAAGTCTACAATTTTCCAGCCACAAAAGGTAAAAAATCCTTCtgagagtttttaaaaaaaaaaaaaaaaaacattacaaaagcAATATTCATgcacaaatatgtattttattacattgtTACAGTaggtgtttctattattttgtcCCTCTGCTATCCGGACTAATCATATTTACATCCTGGCGTGCAAACATGCAGTGTGAAATTTACTTTATAGTAATATTTTTCCATTGCTGAATCTCTGGTAATGTAGCATCTCTGTCTGTTGTTTAACCgctacatttttattaaactcacatcaaatgaaacactgatgaaaaataACCATCATTCAAACAAACAACCGGTTGAACTCAATTCAAGACTGTCCTCTCTGTGTTGTCTACCTGTGAAACATTTGCACCATTCATCCTCTTCACAGCTCTTCATCTTTGTATAAAGGTTCTTTGTGATCTCAGCCAGGAGCAGCTGCCGGTGGTGTGACTCCCAGCGGTGATACAACAGGGAAGTGGTGAGAGACGTCTGATCCTCAAGGACTCCGCTCATTCATGCAAGGTTTAAAGAGGTCTAAAGCTGTCCCACGGTgacctcaggtgtgtgtgtgtgtgtgtgtgtgtgtgtgtgtgtgtgtgtgtgtggctgacaATATCATACTTTTTTTAGTGTCATCATATCCTGTGaaatgaccaaaaccaacaatatgtTCATCTATTTCTCAATACTAAATAAGCTCCCTACTCTACTTCCTATCCCATTTGTTCCCACTGAAAATGGGGCACAAATATatacttatgttttttttaaaaaatctaaatgatttCCTAAAATAACAGTATTGTAGTTTTAGGAAAATGTTACAGGAATATATTGCATtagttggggactattttctcTGGGAGTgtattgctgccaccatgagaaagaaatatttgttCAGTTTCTCGATATGAAAGGAAAACTTTTTCATTATAACAAGGAAGGTACTCGTTATGATGAGAAAAATAGCTTGTTATGTGTGTTATCTTTATGTGCTGGTGTTCTAAAAGAGCTCATGAAGAAATGATTCATTATGATCTTATTAGTCAAAACTATAACTGGACCTCATGTTATGAATAATGATAGACAGGTAGGAATAGGATGAAAAAGAGGAGCCTTCATCATAATATTATTTATGACATGTGCATAAACAATTAAATTATGTTACAGTCGAGGTTGAATGCGATGCACAGTCTAAAGTCcggtttgatgaaatatataaaagtgaTAAGTGCAGGAATGTGAAATgcaaagtccagtttgataaccccgtcttcatcccgtttatatggccatggtacaagatttgatgcacacacacacacacgcacacacaatgtTGGAGTGTTTTATTgcattatattatgttattcagTGAGGGAGACTCATAGGATTTCACATTAAATGTCCTCAGCCACATActcttggaaatataaaattaaacgagcaacttcacatttcacaatcacaggctataaaatgcCTTTTCTTAACACAGATAGTGGTGTTTGGATTCGAGTTGCGACCGACCAGCgtcaatttgaaatggaatgaaacCCACTGACAGCAGACCACCCACAACATAATGCTCTTCTTTAGCCTACCGCTAtcaaaaactgacaagaaaactttatttctaaAAATCAAAGGAggaataattaaaactgatggccttaacattaacctattgtttaggttttttgtgttttgtgttgagaaatgttaaaggtATCTTTAAATCTCAACCTTAACATGGCGACACTGTGGAAAATACTTCCAGGCGGGTCCTCCGGTCAGCCAAACTCAAAACTTCAAAAAGTGACAAGTAGCAGGGAATTAAATACTCAAGTATCACTAAACTGTACTAATGTGTAATTATTGAGTGAATGGACTTAGTAACTTGACACCACTCAGAGCTGAGATTACAAACATactgtgtttgttctgtttattttagcCCTTTACTGCAAAGTTAATGTTTTCTATACAGTTCACTGGATTAGTGCACGAAGTACAGCATGTTTACCTTCTGCATCTTATATCTAAGAATCATCTTGTCATCTTATATAAGCTGCAAAAGAACACATTGCAAATCTTGCACCATGCGTTTGTGTGTCACcatttatgaaaataaacaaatatgtattttggACTACATGGGAAAGTTTTACTGTGAACCAGTTTAGGCCTGAATGAGCACTCTGAAGAGAGGGCACCCAAGGACTTGAAGTTATCATTCCATGCATGTCTCTGAACCTCGCTGGCTCACACAACGGTCAACGCTGCCAGGTTTCGTTTTGTGCTGTCGGATATTAACATCACCTGCAGTACCTATTATTCCTCCGTCTTACATTTCTTCCCTCCAGATCCTGTCCTTGAATGACTCCTGCAGAGGAataatattgttattatgttTATCAATGGAGATTTCCGCCTTTCATGTCAGGCCAAAAAATGGGAGTTGTAATGAAAACTGATAACTGCCCACGAATTGACAGCTTGTGTtatagtttttagtttttctacTACTAAAAACATTCGCTGTATTCTTCCCAGGTGTCTGAACTAATGTTTCAGATGCTTTGGTGGCTTGCGCCTTATCTGAATCAGCGTGACTGTACTAAAAACCCCCGAGGAGGCCTGCCAGGCAGCCAaactttgattattttaatgatgataatgagaTCTTAAAGTCCCCTAAGATACCAAATATTTCAGGCTAAATTCTGgggaaatgtgcataaaatgATCCACAAGATATCTAgagtttttttctcattttgatgGAGCAATGCAGCCCACAACTTCTGTATGTTGCACAGTGTATGTTAATTCTTTTGTTGCGCACCAGAccagtagcctactggttaCTATGATGTATGCCACGTGACCACGATGTCTGCAGTTGTATTCTAGCCAGTTCTATTCtaacctttgttgcatgtcatatccCTCTATCTATCCATGTTTCCTGActctctgcactttcaactgttaaataaaggcaaaaaaaacaatcttgaaAGTAAATCTATAAAAATCTGAATTACGTCTGGTTGgcagtgtgtttacagattATTACAggcattttattattgatttgtGAATCTACTGTGATGTTTATCTTGGTTTTTACCTGTGTTTTATGGATGTTGTACGGTGCTGTGCCATGAATATATAcattctttcctcttcttttttttccgcCTCCCTCCCACCTCTCattcttgtgtgtttgtcttgtgtATTTTAGtcagtctgtctttctccaCTGGATCACCCTCCTTGTACTCTTTCACACAGAACAGGGGACAAGACAACAATGTTAAGTATCTCAAGGCCAAGCTGGGGTACAAGATGATAAAAACCCAGGTTCCCAGGCCCTGACAAACACTACCTTGTACATCATCCCTGTCTGGTCACTCCTATCTCCTCCTCCAACCAGACGCACATAACCAACCGCAGACTTCATCCGACGAGAGTCTGACTCGAAAGCAGTGGATCTACAGATTGCCCATCTGGTTCATCCGTCATGTCCTTTACGTTCATTGTTACGATGATGCTTCTGGGGTCTTCAGTGGTGATTGCATTTGTCTTGCAACCATCCAAGGAAGATCCTGCATCCTCTGCTACCTCTGCTGTTTCCCATCACAGGTTAGTATTAAACTTTTTtgtgcaacacacacaccattacaCCATTTGCCACTGTAATGTTCTGCTTTTGTTGATAAAGACATTTCTTTGTATGCAGTGAACATTTAAACCCATTTTCTACAAGACTGTCCAAAGAACTATGAGATATCGTGTTAGGTCAAAGgtcattatattttaaaatagccTCAGTGCTTGAGACTTGCCTATCAGATTACAGTGCTGTAACATATCGTGAGGTCTGTGTTGATGCGTGTGTGCTGAGGCCTTTTCACACAAATACTCTGTGTGATTCAGGGTCATGTTGACCCTTTGGTTTTCTAAGAACGATGTGCAGAAATGTAACACACTGTTCTGTTTAATCTTTAGCAATGTAATCAATTACTCTTCATCACTTGGCTTAGCCAAACATCTGTAAACTTCTTCCACAGTTCATTGAGGGTATTGAGAGAGCGTGTTTGCACTGTTAAgatttgaatcatttttgaTATCATGCACTAATTCAATATCACATGATATGAATTATCACATGAGTGATATGTTATGTTCAGGTGCCAGGGTGAATCGTTGCAGTCCATCAAGAAGAGTCTCCTCGGGGCTCTCAACTTGCAGGCTGAGCCATGGCTGCCTGTAGGTGGGCTGGACAGTGTCAGAGAGAAATGGAGTAACACCTTCAGCACCATTGTACACACGGCCAAGGACACTGCACGTAAGTTGGACGCCAAAATTCACAGCAACTAGATCCCACACTTTTCCAGCCTGAGCCTAATCTTCAGTGGCATGTTCAAAGCCAAGCCCAGCCAAAAGTCACTCTCTGTTTACTGTATCTTTTTCCATGTCCTTCCAGTTCCAGCAGTCTCTGGCTACTCTGACGGTGGAAACAGTACAAGCCTGAAGTGCTGTTCCATGGCCCGCGAGATCTTCATGAAAGGTACGCAgcaatgtgtgcgtgtgtttgtgtgcactgtatgtgcatgcatattGTCATGCACCTTTATAGGAAAAAATGTAGTAATCCATGTAATATCCATCCATGTTTGCCAGATCTTGGCTGGGACAACTGGGTGGTCCATCCTGCCAGCCTCACCATCGTTCAGTGTGCAATCTGCAACCCTGAAGTGAGCACTGTGCAGTGTCCATCATCCCACACCAATGTCCAGGATGCCGACTCACAGGTATTATTCTCCAAAATATGTGAATAGTGGTATACTAGATTTACTTCTCTGATTTACATTTCTATACATTTACGGTACTTTCCTCCCAAACTGCAAAGAGATGCAGCTGAGGTGAAGTGGAAAACAAGTATGGGTGAGATATTTCTCTGCCCTCTTTCAGAGCATGCAGGGATCAGTTTGagcatgaatgaatgagtgagaaACATGAAATGTGCCTTACTTTCAGTGTCTTGGATCTACGATCAGTACCTAGTTTACCTTGGTATGTTATGAAACGTGAGGCAGCTGCCAATAGATTAGCCTGTTTTCTCCCTCTCGCTGCCAACATAATTGTACTTTGCCAAATGCAAGCTTAGGCACTCCCCAAAATTGTTCAACCAGAAATGAATGCAGCGTGGCAGCAGAAATGTGTTTCCAACAGCAACAAATTCTGGGAGCACTAGATGATAAAACTGTGGCCAAATGAGTGCAGATAACTAAAGTGTCTTGTAAAGAAAGTTCCTAGTTTAATTGAAGTACATTTATAATTTACTAATAGTATAAATTAATTTGTTATGGACATATTTTATTGAAAACTTCCGTACTGCAACCTTTAAAATCAAGTTTTTGAAAGACCACATTTGTCTTTCCTTTTGTTTAATGTCATTGGCACTGGTTAAAAttaatgttcatttatttatactttttctttctttattttgtatgtAGCACTGCAAAATGcatgcaaatgtttgcattGTTTGCAGTCAGAATAAATGTCtattatttcatgtttgtcttaaaaaaaaatttggctGGAATAAACTGACTTGccttagaagaaaaaaaacttgaattcAGTTCATTTTGTTTGGTGTTGTCAGGCAGTTTCTGCACTATGAATATCAAATTGTGTTCCCCTGCCTGACTGATCCTCTCTTTGTCATAGGTCCAGATGCCATGTTGTCAGCCCACTGCCCATGAAATGGTGCCCGTCCTCTACGTGGACAAATTCAGCACCCTCGTTATATCCTCCGTGCAACTGACCCGCAGCTGCAGCTGTGGACCTGGCAACATCCAGCAGCCCAGCGAAGAGTAATATGTTCATAGCCTTGAGTATGTGACATCGGTGAGCCGACTGGCACACACGCAAAAACATAGAGTACATAAAAAGTAGATAATATCAATATATGTAGGTATTCTCTCACAAACACTTTAGCTGCTttttcagcctgtttctctTTAGTTGTATATGTTATCTAAGATCTTAGACTATTCAACACTGAGTGTGGGAACCACAGCAAAGTCTAGTGAATTACTAAGTTTTGCATTCCTGTTTCTCTTCTGACCAGAAAGAGTGATAAAAGTGCCAGTACATGTTTGTTGAGCCAGCCAACCATAAAACTGATCAATTATGTTTTAGTTGCATAGATGACTGAGTCCAATCACACCTTATTACTTCACCTTATTAAAATCACAATCTACATTTGTGTGCTATTGTGTTCAATTAACAGTTACCAACAATTAAGATTAGATAGATTTTGCATTGCAtagaaaatgcatttctgtATGCAAATCCAAGTATTTCCCCGAGTACCAAGAGCTGCAAACAACTAAGTGAAGTGCAGCTGACACACTTGTGATAAATGCGGCCAGTTTATCTTTGAATAAATCTCATGAGTGCAGAGTGCTATTTAAAGCCACTAATCGTTACTGAGTGTTCCCTCcaaaaatgtgtaactgtccaGAGCCAAATCCTCTCACAGCCCAGTTGTCTCTTCTCTGATCTGTGGAATGGCTATCTCTacttatggaaaaaaaaaaagtcaatttaatcTCAACATGCAAACTAAGTTCAAATCAAAATGCATAGTTGTTTCTTTAGAGTGCAAATCTACAACCAGTTGTAAATTAAGTGTCCTGTATTGGTTGCCAATTTGATGCACAAATGTTTGCATAGAGAGTAATAAGAGAAGattgtgttcaccagctaaacCCTGCACCTAAAACTTAGCATCATTTCTTCTGGGTAGGAACTGCATCTGCTGGATTTTCTCAGAAACATTCATTTGTCACGCTCTATTTTCATGTTTCCTCTGATAGAAAAGATAAAGGGGACAATGCTGCCTTGCAAAGCCaaaaaaatgttactttaaatTGGTTAATCAAACTGTTCTGGTTATAACAAAGGCATTCTTTGCCATGCAAGAAAACATAATGATGTGGGCAAAACATAGAATCACATAAAAGGTGTAAATCAATGAACAAAATCTAAGTACTTTCTCTGTAAATACTTTAAATCACATCTTACTACTTTTAATGTGACTTGTAATTGTGGCtagcaacatcatcatcaaagtcAAATGAAACTGTGTCATGCTcaattgattgttttattttcatacctACAGCCGACTGCAGAAACGAGACTGATTCAGATTTGTTCAGTGTCTGTtctattattttttctgttaagtcatacatgaatcattttttatttagatAATATGtgcttttatatatatttacagtttacagttttttcCCATATGTCTCTTTGACCATTTGTCATGATCGGTTACAGTTCTCAGCTgtgatttcagtgtttttttttaacacatttttgtttgtcatttggtTGTATCCTTCCACTCACTTGACAGAGTTACCTCACCATTCACGTTTTTTCACTAGTGGACTATTACTAATCAATACATTAAGATCAAATGCAAAATATTGTTTATGCTTGTGACACTTACCATCTTAATCATCTGTACTGATTTAATGATTCCTTACTCACAATCATTTGAATAAAGatgatttaaaacaatattGTGCTGTCAGTTGTTCTCCTTGGAGAGTTTTTATCCAGACAAAAGTTAGTATGATTCCTTATGCCAGTCTTTCAGGATTTCATGCCTGGCAGACAGTTTCATGTTAAGGGTTAGAGGGCGGAAAGTAGCATAGCAGAGGAATGAATGTTGGCACTGTACTCCATAAAACCAGACTCTGCTCAGGGGACGAACAACATGTTGCGCACTTCAGAGAAGTCGACAACGTTTTCAGTTGCTGTGCATGCATTGTAGTCAGGGCATTTGCAAATCTTTTCCTGGCTGCAGTGGAATCTTAATTTATGATTCTCAAGCTGTGGGAACGAGATATTGATCCCGGACTATAATAAAACAGCACTGCAAGAGGACAGCAAGATCTGGGCCTGTAGcttaatattgttttattgatgcGAGACAGAATGTCAGGATATTTCACTGTGTTGGTGTCTTTTGGCATACTGTCCCACTTTCTGCTGGCTGTAGGGGCAGTTGTATGTTCAGAGAAGGAAGCATTGCTGGAACCGCTCCCCAACACCGAGATACAGGTAACAGACTGTTTAATGGAGTGTACCGGGATGACGTACGTCAAAAAAATCCAGCTTCAGGATAATCGCAATATACGGCTTAAAGATTCCACAGAAGGTAAGGAGCAACTCTGGGAGGGTTTGCTGTAAAATCAAATCTCTcaagctgtgtgtgttctcaaaTAGATACCTGAACTAAATGCTGGAAGCATTATCAGGAATGAAAGTGCTTCTCTTATGTCGATCCATCACTGCCTGTCTGACGTAGACTTGTTGTATGTTGCACATAAAATGATCTGCTGTGTACAGGCCTTCATAAACTAATTACTCTTCTCAGGAGACCTCGGTGAATACTGCTGGTCTACAGATCTCAAGTGCACCATCGGGGAGAGCTTTCAGCGTGCCTACGTGGTGTTGCCTGTGGATATATCTGCAGTCAGGCACGAGCAGCTGGAAGTCA from Thunnus albacares chromosome 18, fThuAlb1.1, whole genome shotgun sequence encodes:
- the gsdf gene encoding gonadal somatic cell derived factor, which codes for MSFTFIVTMMLLGSSVVIAFVLQPSKEDPASSATSAVSHHRCQGESLQSIKKSLLGALNLQAEPWLPVGGLDSVREKWSNTFSTIVHTAKDTALPAVSGYSDGGNSTSLKCCSMAREIFMKDLGWDNWVVHPASLTIVQCAICNPEVSTVQCPSSHTNVQDADSQVQMPCCQPTAHEMVPVLYVDKFSTLVISSVQLTRSCSCGPGNIQQPSEE